CTTAGATATTCTtaggaaagaaaatttttttGGTAATCTAAACAAGTGTAGTTTTTGCATGGATAGGCATTAGCGGATATAGGTAGCATCTCGAAACTTGTTATGCTTGAATTTTTGTTGGCAAGTCTTCATTGCCTTTTTGCAGTGATTCAGTGTTGAAGAATGCATCAACGGATTTGAAGAAAATGGGGCAgcgtatatttatatatatcattggTGGTGCAACTCGATCTGAGGTAAAAATCTTCActtctctctttttcaaacTGATTCAACTTTCGAGTTGCCGCTCTTTCCTTTTGTGGATCTTTCCTGATGCCTATTTGGCTTTGCTATTGTCAGCTACGAGTTTGCCACAAGCTCACAACCAAACTCAGGAGGGAAGTTGTTTTAGGTTGCACTAGTTTGGATGATGCTCCACGATATGTAACGGTATCGTGTTCTTAATTAGGAACCATTTTGCTAGACATACTTAGAAAATTATGGATGCTAATTGGTTACCTGAATTTAAGTTGTATGATCCGAGAAACTGCACCATATCCAAGTTCATTTTCACTCTTTATCCtgtatcttttcttttgttcttacttcttttttatagttttaatcACGCGATTATGGGacattaataaaagtaaaagatttCAAGCGTAGTTCTTGCTGCTCATTCATTTCTACGTGTTGACAGAAATTGAAGATGTTGTCGGAACGCGAAGCCCCCCCAACTGATGGCCCCAGATTCCAAATTTAGCTCGAGAGAAGAACGTGAATAAATGTACTACTCCCAAATTTCTCTGTGTTGTATCGCGTTTGGCTTTCTGTTTTGTTATAACACTCTCCTGCTAAACTAGGTCAAACTTTCATGCTCTGCAGATAAAAAGGGGAAGGGGGCATCAGACTGAGCAAGGTAGTTTTGTTtctcaagaatcaaagcctgGCGGTAAAGGGAGCTGGAACACGATCCGCAGTTTGCGTCCAGCAGCCAATGCGCCTGTCTTAGCCTACAGTatcatcttcttttctttacatCAGGACAGGGATGAACTTTTTTGGGGGGCCCTAGGATGTCCTTAGAAATTGAATCTAGCCCATCACTGTAACTATTGTAGTAATatgcctttttttctttttaacccTTTTATAATGATATCAATATGGAAATCTATTGTTTGGGTTCAGTGAAATTGATGGTATACTAGAGCTATCTTACAGGTTTCTTAACAAAACCTGCAAATACTAGTTTTCTCAAAAGGGAAGAAATTGTTGAGGTGATAGAAATCAATGATACTCAAATGTTTTTCTTCTCaaccaataaaattaatttcgcAATTGGTTGGCTATAAACCTCTacaataagtataattaagtgtatgagatttttaagtttatttataacgagatatatgaaaaaattagttttgagaatactaaacttaatttttaataataaattcattttataagtaaatgTCACGTTGACTCATAAAAATGCTCattgaattattataatttcattttagttattatagaataagaaaatataataataatcataagtTATTAGAAAATGCTTTCgaaaaaaattagaagtataaatatatactttaagaatttaaaaataatttaataaaattatttagagatataaaatttttactgtaaaaattattattaaaaaataaattaaaaatatacatatttattttagaaataatttgataaaattgttaaaaaaattgtaaaactTACCATGGAATTGGTATTTAGGTCCTCtacatagaaaataattaatcttttcaCTTTcccttaaatattttttcctgTATCGAAGACGCACTATAGGCGACACGTATAAACTCCCCCGCCATTTTCATTCTCTCAATCTTCAACACATCCTCTACCTTGCCACGCTCACGTTTCATTATCTACAGACAATCTCAAAAACCCTAACCAATCTCCTCCCTCTTGTTTACTCCATAGTTACGAAAATGGATCCGGTTCTTCCGATTGCCATTGTTTCTATCCTTCTTGGAGCTCTGATCGCTAttctcttcttcaaaagctacTTCCTCAAGAGAAAATCCGAAATTAAATCCATCGCCCCTCCGGAGCTCCGTTCGGATCCTAAGAAGCCTACAAAACATTCTCAGCCTGTTACCAAAAAATCTCACTCCAAACCTCACTCTCATGCCGCTGATAAGGTATTCCTCGTTTAATATTTGGTTTCTATGTTTAATTTACTGTCCAAATTCTTATGAGTCTGAGATTTGAGTTCGatctcaaattcttaaattatattgtgCTGTGTGCATTTTCATTGTAACGAAGTGAAACGGTAAGGTCATTCTATCAACGtgtattattttgattatgcTTCTGTAGGAACAAAATAGGCGACATCATCCTTTGGATTTGAACACTTTGAAAGGCCATGGAGATGCAGTAACTGGGTTATGTTTCTCCAATGACGGGCGGAGTTTGGCAACAGGTACAAAAGCAAtttgtttgttcttttggTAATTATTGTTGCTTAACATTATTTCTTGCATGCAAACAGCTTGTGCAGATGGAGTGGTTAGAGTATTTAAGTTGGATGATGCTTCAAGTAGAAGTTTCAAGTATGAGATCAATATTGTCTCTTTATAGATGATGTTAGTTGTTATTAAtggaatttatatttatttatactgaACTCTTCTGCAGGTTTTTGAGAATTAATTTGCCAGCTGGAGGGATTCCAGTGGCAGTGACCTTTTCTGATGATGCTTCTTCTGTAGTAGTCGCTTCACAGACTTTGTCAGGTGCATCTTTATATTTGTATGGAGAGGAAAATCCCAAACCAAGTAATGATTCTAAGCAACAACCCAAGCTTCCGCTCCCAGAAATCAAATGGGAACATCGCAAAATTCATGAGAATAAGGCTGTGATTACTCTAGTTGGAACTGTTGCAACATATGGAAGTGCAGATGGAAGTTCAATTGTTGCCTCTTGTTCAGAGGGTATGTGCAAACAGATATCTTCCCATGTGTCTGATTTAAGTATCCATTTATGTGTCTCATATGAATAGCTCCTTGAGTTCTtggaatttttatatgtttggtTTTGTAAATATAGGTGAAGTTGGTGCCTGCTACCAGATGGTTCACAAaatgtgttttttttcttctaaaaaaaagcctatccttttttcttgttttcccCTTCATTTCTAGTGAAACTAGGAGATAATATCCTGCGCCACTTTCTCCTCCAATCCTTCGTTATAACTTTGAAACAAGGGTAAAGTAATTTCTATAGTTTTCTATTGTCTGATGACTACTTGACATCATAATTACGGTCATAGTAGCCTCCCATTGAAGTTGTCGTTTTAACTTGTCAAAGTTGATTATCTGTTTCAGCATGCcttaatgtattttattattaaatgcaTTTTGTTTTTCAAAGAGCACGGCTAATTGCACCACACACTTAGTAGTAGGTGCATATTGCAATTTTGGGTAATGTCTCAAGTTTGAAGTCCCCTCTCATTTAGAAgccaaacaagaaaaaagaaagagcgCTGCTGATTTTCTGCACCTTTTGATGCTACCTTGCAGGTACCGATATCAAACTGTGGCATGGGAAAACTGGGAAGATTTTGGGGAATGTTGATACTAATCAGTTGAAGAACACCATGGCTGCTATTTCACCAAACGGACGCTTTGTTGCTGCTGCAGCTTTTACTGCAGATGTGAAGGTGAGTAATTTGTGATGGTGTCATGTTAAGAGTGTTGCATAGTAGGCAATTATAGACACGTTTATAGTATGGTTGTAGTAGTTATGAATGG
The Ricinus communis isolate WT05 ecotype wild-type chromosome 1, ASM1957865v1, whole genome shotgun sequence DNA segment above includes these coding regions:
- the LOC8270638 gene encoding transducin beta-like protein 2, whose translation is MDPVLPIAIVSILLGALIAILFFKSYFLKRKSEIKSIAPPELRSDPKKPTKHSQPVTKKSHSKPHSHAADKEQNRRHHPLDLNTLKGHGDAVTGLCFSNDGRSLATACADGVVRVFKLDDASSRSFKFLRINLPAGGIPVAVTFSDDASSVVVASQTLSGASLYLYGEENPKPSNDSKQQPKLPLPEIKWEHRKIHENKAVITLVGTVATYGSADGSSIVASCSEGTDIKLWHGKTGKILGNVDTNQLKNTMAAISPNGRFVAAAAFTADVKVWEIIYSKDGSVKEVPKVMQLKGHKSAVTWLCFTSNSEQIITASKDGSIRIWNINVRYHLDEDPKTLKVFPIPLHDSHDATLHCDRLSLSPDGKILAATNGSTLQWLCVETGKVLDTADKAHDGQITWIAWAPKTIPNGDGQAMVLATASVDKKVKLWAAPSVDST